One genomic window of Polyangium aurulentum includes the following:
- a CDS encoding AAA family ATPase, whose protein sequence is MLSWFEVENFKSIKRLHLDMQPFMVLVGPNGAGKSNVVQALAVMLELLKSETTEALELFGGYDQLVRRRKKAAAWMRFSASKHHPRVDERGQSERSTSFVDVVLKRRATTDMSHVSREEAWLDRNGSRFLHVVRTDDGIDFLTTPENQVLSDYIRTKAEEAHKQGAETLALGDFIGGPAIRRIRLDATALREDSRLGERVYGRDMSPAGGGLPLALERLRPPGKPPTEAFHRVLAGLREVYPRIEDVSTIHYQPGRIAVSFKERGIDAELGEGNVSDGVIHALALLVALETTTDKILVIEEPENALHPWALQRIMERAQEDPPRKEPLILTTHSPVVVDAVKDPASLFIVENDDKRGTIVTPALEKEHALRSILAESGQKLGDVWLGGSLGGVPGAER, encoded by the coding sequence ATGTTGAGCTGGTTCGAGGTGGAGAACTTCAAATCCATCAAGAGGCTTCACCTCGACATGCAGCCGTTCATGGTGCTCGTTGGGCCGAACGGGGCGGGCAAGTCGAACGTGGTGCAGGCGCTGGCGGTGATGCTGGAGCTGCTCAAGTCGGAGACAACCGAGGCTCTGGAGCTGTTTGGAGGGTATGACCAGCTCGTGAGACGGCGGAAGAAGGCCGCAGCGTGGATGCGGTTTTCAGCATCAAAGCACCACCCTCGGGTAGATGAGCGCGGACAAAGTGAACGTTCCACATCCTTCGTAGACGTAGTGCTGAAGCGGCGTGCAACGACCGATATGAGCCATGTCTCACGCGAAGAGGCATGGCTTGATCGAAACGGCTCAAGGTTTCTTCATGTAGTGCGCACAGATGATGGCATCGACTTTCTCACCACACCCGAGAACCAGGTGCTGAGTGATTACATCCGGACCAAGGCGGAGGAAGCTCACAAGCAAGGTGCTGAGACACTGGCCCTTGGCGATTTCATCGGTGGTCCCGCGATTCGACGTATTCGCCTCGATGCTACCGCGCTCCGCGAAGACTCGCGCCTGGGCGAGCGTGTTTATGGTCGAGACATGAGCCCCGCGGGCGGCGGGCTTCCTCTCGCACTCGAACGGTTGCGCCCACCCGGGAAACCCCCGACAGAGGCATTCCACAGAGTGCTGGCAGGTCTGCGTGAGGTGTACCCGCGGATCGAGGATGTCTCGACGATTCATTATCAACCCGGGCGCATCGCTGTTTCTTTCAAAGAACGAGGCATTGACGCCGAGCTCGGCGAAGGAAACGTCTCCGATGGCGTCATCCACGCCCTCGCGCTCTTGGTGGCGCTGGAGACGACGACGGATAAAATCCTCGTCATCGAGGAACCTGAAAACGCCCTCCACCCCTGGGCTCTCCAGCGCATCATGGAGCGCGCCCAGGAAGATCCTCCGCGCAAAGAGCCCCTCATCCTCACCACCCACTCCCCCGTCGTCGTCGACGCCGTCAAGGACCCCGCCTCCCTCTTCATCGTCGAGAACGACGACAAGCGCGGCACCATCGTCACCCCCGCGCTCGAAAAAGAGCACGCCCTCCGCAGCATCCTCGCCGAGAGCGGCCAGAAGCTCGGCGACGTCTGGCTCGGCGGCTCTCTCGGCGGCGTCCCCGGAGCGGAGCGGTGA
- a CDS encoding DUF4276 family protein, translating into MKQARRALPEVGLIVEGQTEFVALPKLARLLDGCPLLRAINLRGVGAERPPIGIARLAAPHVIAHQAAGRSRIVFCLDREERKECPGQLAQAVTSALTTELRSRGRDPKGLAVVVADRSFEAWILADARGLFKGGHFKAAPKFTSFEGHLGKRNNKGLDELADLLGRPYVKTVDGPKLFEALSFATARTFGPGRHGSRSLDKLLRTLGV; encoded by the coding sequence GTGAAGCAGGCGCGCCGCGCCCTCCCGGAAGTCGGCCTCATCGTCGAGGGCCAAACCGAGTTCGTCGCCCTCCCCAAGCTCGCACGGCTCCTCGACGGCTGCCCGCTCCTGCGCGCCATCAACCTGCGCGGCGTGGGCGCCGAGCGCCCGCCCATCGGAATCGCACGGCTCGCAGCCCCACACGTCATCGCGCATCAGGCCGCTGGACGCTCCCGCATCGTCTTCTGCCTCGATCGCGAAGAACGCAAAGAATGCCCCGGCCAGCTCGCCCAGGCCGTCACCTCCGCCCTCACCACCGAGCTGCGCAGCCGCGGACGTGATCCCAAAGGCCTCGCCGTCGTCGTCGCCGACCGCTCCTTCGAAGCCTGGATCCTCGCCGACGCACGCGGCCTCTTCAAAGGCGGCCACTTCAAGGCCGCCCCCAAGTTCACCTCCTTCGAAGGTCACCTGGGCAAGCGCAACAACAAGGGGCTCGACGAGCTCGCGGACCTGCTCGGCCGCCCCTACGTCAAGACGGTCGACGGCCCCAAGCTCTTCGAGGCCCTCTCGTTCGCGACCGCACGCACCTTCGGCCCCGGCCGCCACGGATCCCGCAGCCTCGACAAGCTCCTACGCACGCTCGGGGTCTGA
- a CDS encoding AMIN-like domain-containing (lipo)protein encodes MRTLLPLLLAGSTLVACQDASRDPAPPLTPDPNAVRPTPAVTQAAQPTPPVQTAQPAQPAQPAQPAGEVAKEPGDTSPAVFEGTAGVTEKKIPEVQTYELRSVRAGRHPGFDRVVFEYAGKTLPGYRIEYIDKPVERCGTGDKVTVAGQGRLKVRMTPARAHDEKAKPTVTHSDTRPGLPVMLELVPTCDFEGELSWVVGVAAPNKYRVLELSDPPRLVVDVRH; translated from the coding sequence ATGCGCACGCTCCTCCCCCTGCTGCTCGCCGGTTCGACGCTGGTCGCCTGTCAGGACGCCTCGCGCGATCCCGCGCCTCCGCTCACCCCGGACCCCAACGCGGTGCGGCCGACGCCCGCCGTCACGCAGGCGGCGCAACCGACGCCGCCCGTGCAGACCGCGCAACCGGCGCAGCCCGCGCAGCCCGCGCAGCCGGCGGGAGAGGTGGCGAAGGAGCCGGGGGATACCTCGCCGGCGGTGTTCGAGGGCACGGCCGGGGTCACCGAGAAGAAGATCCCCGAGGTGCAGACGTACGAGCTGCGCTCGGTCCGGGCGGGCCGTCACCCGGGGTTCGATCGGGTCGTGTTCGAATACGCGGGGAAGACGCTGCCGGGATATCGCATCGAGTACATCGACAAGCCGGTGGAGCGCTGCGGCACCGGGGACAAGGTGACGGTGGCCGGTCAGGGCAGGCTGAAGGTGCGCATGACCCCGGCCCGGGCGCATGACGAGAAGGCCAAGCCGACCGTGACCCACAGCGACACGCGCCCGGGGCTGCCGGTGATGCTGGAGCTGGTCCCGACGTGCGATTTCGAGGGAGAGCTGAGCTGGGTGGTCGGGGTCGCGGCGCCGAACAAGTACCGCGTGCTCGAGCTGAGCGACCCGCCGCGGCTCGTGGTCGACGTGCGGCACTGA
- a CDS encoding FAD-dependent monooxygenase, translating into MTLDALVVGAGPVGLTMAAELGRHGLSCRIIDMNEGPSLWSKAQIIHARTLEVLDDAGLVAPILERGRPITGASFFSPTMERVGGFTIGEIDSHYPYLMSLSQRETEIALAEVLAGRGTRVERKTRLEAFTQDAGGVTATLATGDGKTEEVRAAYLLGCDGSHSAVRKGLGLPFEGSTYPVRIIQADVRIDMPVPLTDEFGIFLGPKGMLALFPLPGDRRFRMLSFLEPNEPDFELPVELPSFKHLMAERGPTGAVVSDPAWMIDFRIHCRLAPRYRQGRVFLAGDAAHIHSPAGGQGMNMGIQDAYNLAWKLGLAHRGKGKEILLDSYEAERRPVAEATLRATDAATKGLQAMLALKNPVAVELRNHIFGVVTSLGFVRARATRTVSMLEVGYPKSPIVAQDQPPLWSVRLVGGEEERPSLGDWMHFGDGPAPGIRTPDVPLGPGAPRSTRRAFTISGEPRSTRNPQPASDGLERLHDALRGTHHTLLLFDGPQQTGGGYERFSRITETARARAGDLVRTFVVVPGGERPEGLAPEASVLFDPEGELHRRFGARSECLYLVRPDGYVGYRCQPADEHRFAAYLERIFTTAQA; encoded by the coding sequence GCCCGCACGCTCGAGGTCCTCGACGACGCGGGCCTCGTCGCGCCGATCCTCGAGCGAGGCCGCCCGATCACGGGCGCGAGCTTCTTCTCGCCGACCATGGAGCGCGTCGGGGGTTTCACCATCGGCGAGATCGACTCGCATTACCCCTACCTGATGAGCCTGTCGCAGCGCGAGACCGAGATCGCCCTCGCCGAGGTGCTCGCGGGCAGGGGCACGCGGGTCGAGCGAAAGACGCGGCTCGAAGCGTTCACGCAGGACGCGGGCGGCGTGACGGCCACCCTCGCCACGGGCGACGGGAAAACCGAGGAGGTGCGGGCGGCGTACCTCCTCGGCTGCGACGGCTCGCACAGCGCGGTCCGCAAGGGCCTCGGGCTGCCGTTCGAGGGATCGACCTATCCGGTGCGCATCATCCAGGCGGACGTGCGCATCGACATGCCCGTGCCGCTGACGGACGAGTTCGGCATCTTCCTCGGCCCGAAGGGCATGCTCGCGCTCTTCCCGTTGCCGGGCGACAGGCGTTTCCGGATGCTCTCGTTCCTCGAGCCGAACGAGCCCGACTTCGAGCTGCCGGTGGAGCTTCCGTCGTTCAAGCACCTCATGGCCGAGCGCGGGCCCACGGGCGCGGTGGTGAGCGATCCGGCGTGGATGATCGATTTCCGCATCCATTGCCGCCTCGCGCCGCGCTACCGGCAGGGGCGGGTGTTCCTCGCGGGGGACGCGGCGCACATCCACAGCCCTGCGGGCGGGCAGGGGATGAACATGGGCATCCAGGACGCGTACAACCTCGCCTGGAAGCTCGGGCTCGCGCACCGGGGCAAGGGCAAGGAGATCCTGCTCGACTCGTACGAGGCCGAGCGACGCCCGGTCGCGGAGGCGACGCTGCGGGCGACGGACGCGGCGACCAAGGGCTTGCAGGCGATGCTGGCCCTGAAAAACCCGGTCGCGGTCGAGCTGCGCAATCACATCTTCGGCGTGGTGACGAGCCTCGGGTTCGTGCGGGCGCGGGCGACGCGGACGGTGTCGATGCTGGAGGTGGGGTATCCGAAGAGCCCGATCGTGGCGCAGGATCAGCCGCCGCTCTGGTCGGTGCGGCTCGTGGGCGGCGAGGAGGAGCGGCCGAGCCTGGGCGACTGGATGCATTTCGGCGACGGGCCCGCGCCGGGGATTCGCACGCCCGACGTTCCGCTCGGGCCTGGGGCGCCGCGCTCGACGCGCAGGGCCTTCACGATCTCGGGCGAGCCGCGCTCGACGCGCAATCCGCAGCCCGCGAGCGATGGTCTCGAGCGGCTGCACGACGCGCTGCGCGGCACGCACCACACGCTCTTGCTCTTCGATGGCCCGCAGCAGACGGGCGGCGGCTACGAGCGTTTTTCGCGCATCACGGAGACGGCGCGCGCGCGCGCGGGCGATCTGGTTCGCACGTTCGTGGTGGTGCCCGGGGGCGAGCGTCCCGAGGGGCTCGCGCCAGAGGCGAGCGTTCTTTTCGATCCGGAAGGCGAGCTGCACCGCAGGTTCGGGGCGCGGTCGGAGTGCCTTTACCTCGTGCGCCCGGACGGCTACGTGGGGTATCGCTGCCAGCCTGCGGACGAGCATCGGTTCGCGGCGTATCTCGAGAGGATTTTCACGACCGCCCAGGCGTGA